The following DNA comes from Candidatus Saccharibacteria bacterium.
TCGTTTTTGGGCTAAGCTCACAGTTGCTAGACTAGTAGAATTCTGGTCATCAGCCTTATAAACTGCTAGATCTTGGATAGATTGGTACTTGAAGATATTTGCTTTTGCCAGATAATACTCATTTTTGTCTCTATGCCAATCCTGTTGATCTAGTCCCAGCAGCAAACAAACTGCTATATCTGGACTTTGATTCAAATCTATTAACTGGAATCTGGAAAGCTCTTAGACTACCCTATCATCTGGGGTTAGTTGATTTAGAATATCCAGAGCTGGAGTCCCAATATTGCCGACTAAATATGAATTCTTGCCTGCCAGTTTGAGGATACTATCTATCAGGCTAGCAGTTGTACCCTTTCCCTTTGTACCAGTTATGCCAATGATCTTTGCGGGACAATGTTTAAAAAACTCTATAGTAGCACTTGAGATTGGAGTCTTGATCTCTTGATCAAACCTAACACCTGGAGATCGATAAATCTTAGTATAATGATATTGATCTAGGTCCTTCAGGTAATCATTGCCATAAACCCCCTGGTAGCCCTTTATCAGACTCTGATCATGAATATTAATTATATCTGGATCCGTTCCCTGGTCAACTAGCCATCGGTAAATAGATTGACCCTCTAATCCAAAGCCCAAAATAGCAATCTTTGTCTGCTGATTCATGAACCAAATTATAACATATCAAGGGGACTCCTTGCCCATTTTGATCTGGGAGAACTATACTTTTCAAGGGGACTCCTTGGGAATTGTGCTAAAATCATCCTAGATGAAAAAGATTGGGATATTTGATAGTGGGGTAGGTGGTCGAAAAGTAGAGATAGCGCTCAAAAGTAGCTTCACGAGTATCGAAACAATTCTTTTGACCGATAAGGACAATCTACCATATGGCTCAAAAACTAGATACGAACTCTACCAGCTAATCGAGCCTTTTATCAAGCAATTCGAACTTGCTAAAGTAGATCTGATACTTATTGCCTGCAATACAATTACTACCAATATCATTGATCAGATTCGCCAATTAACACCCTTACCCATTGTTGGCTTCGAACCAGCAATCAAACAAGCAGCATTGTTATCCAAAACTAGGTCAATAACAGTCTGTGCCACTAAGGGAACATTAAGTAGCACTAGATATGCCTGGCTGGTCAATACTTATGGCCGGGATCTAAAAATCTATCAGCCTGATTGCACTAATTGGGCTCATCTAATCGAATCTTCAAGCTTATCCGACCAGGAGCTAAAAACAATTGTTGATCAATCACTAGACAGGAATTCAGATATAATCTTACTCGGCTGTACACACTACCACTGGATAGAATATAGGCTTAACGAGCTTGCAGCCGGTAGAATCAATGTAATTCAGCCGACCGAGGCTGTCTTTAGGCAGATTCAGCAGCTTCTACAGATTTGAGTAAATTATCAAATAGCATTGCCACGGTCAAAGGCCCAACGCCACCTTTGGGTGGTGTGATATAAATATCATCCCGATCAAGAGCATCTGAGTCAACATCGCCATAAATCGCCCCCTGATCATCCGAAGTACCTGCATCGATCACAATAGTACCAGGCTGGATCAATCTTGATCCAATTAGCTCAGGGTTACCAACGGCGCTGACCAATACTGAAGATTGCTTAACTACTTGATCTAGATTGTCGTGATGGCTCACAATCCTAAGTCCGACCCCCTTATTCTCAAGAAATCTCGCCAGGGGTGCGCCAACTAACCGACCTTGACCAACTATTGTGACACTATGTATCCGGCTACCTAAAATAATTTCGGAGAATTCCAATAGCTGATTGATAGCCCTAACTGTAGGTGGCACAAACTTACTCCCCCCGGAAAGGCCATCAATATCTTTTGCTGGGCTAACGAGACTGAGTAAATAATCTGTCTGATCTGGATTATTGACAAAATCAATTGGTAGCTGGACAACTATACCATCACAATCTATTTGATTATAATATTGAAT
Coding sequences within:
- the murD gene encoding UDP-N-acetylmuramoyl-L-alanine--D-glutamate ligase (UDP-N-acetylmuramoylalanine--D-glutamate ligase; involved in peptidoglycan biosynthesis; cytoplasmic; catalyzes the addition of glutamate to the nucleotide precursor UDP-N-acetylmuramoyl-L-alanine during cell wall formation), producing MNQSPDIAVCLLLGLDQQDWHRDKNEYYLAKANIFKYQSIQDLAVYKADDQNSTSLATVSLAQKR
- a CDS encoding aspartate/glutamate racemase family protein, with the translated sequence MKKIGIFDSGVGGRKVEIALKSSFTSIETILLTDKDNLPYGSKTRYELYQLIEPFIKQFELAKVDLILIACNTITTNIIDQIRQLTPLPIVGFEPAIKQAALLSKTRSITVCATKGTLSSTRYAWLVNTYGRDLKIYQPDCTNWAHLIESSSLSDQELKTIVDQSLDRNSDIILLGCTHYHWIEYRLNELAAGRINVIQPTEAVFRQIQQLLQI
- a CDS encoding bifunctional 5,10-methylenetetrahydrofolate dehydrogenase/5,10-methenyltetrahydrofolate cyclohydrolase: MLLLTKTIVEQIKQDQILQVQELARQPKLIVLVANQDPVIESYLKIKAGYGQEIGVDVKVERVSFDQLEQKIQYYNQIDCDGIVVQLPIDFVNNPDQTDYLLSLVSPAKDIDGLSGGSKFVPPTVRAINQLLEFSEIILGSRIHSVTIVGQGRLVGAPLARFLENKGVGLRIVSHHDNLDQVVKQSSVLVSAVGNPELIGSRLIQPGTIVIDAGTSDDQGAIYGDVDSDALDRDDIYITPPKGGVGPLTVAMLFDNLLKSVEAAESA